A genome region from Methylobacterium sp. FF17 includes the following:
- a CDS encoding ABC transporter ATP-binding protein, whose translation MSEPIISIAGLSLAYERAGIRNVILSDLDLDVERGEFLVIVGESGVGKSTVLRVLIGLAKPSSGRVRLAPRPGCRVPMALVFQDARLLPWRRVIANVAFGLEGSSLSKAERLTKAQAMLDLVGLGDLGQRWPHQLSGGQRQRVAIARALAVDPDVLLMDEPFSALDSFTREGLQDELQRIQAATGKTILFVTHDIDEAVTLADRVVVLAGSPGRLAAEMRVAVPRPRQRRDAALQEAARQLRSELSNRSAEL comes from the coding sequence ATGTCCGAGCCGATCATTTCCATCGCAGGCCTCAGCCTCGCCTATGAGCGCGCGGGCATCCGCAACGTCATCCTGTCCGACCTCGACCTCGACGTCGAACGCGGGGAGTTCCTAGTCATCGTCGGCGAGTCGGGGGTGGGCAAGTCCACGGTTCTGCGTGTGCTGATCGGGCTGGCAAAACCGAGTTCGGGCCGCGTGCGACTCGCGCCCCGGCCGGGTTGTCGCGTGCCGATGGCCCTGGTCTTCCAGGATGCCCGGCTGCTGCCCTGGCGCCGGGTCATCGCCAACGTGGCTTTCGGACTGGAGGGAAGCAGTCTGTCGAAGGCCGAGCGCCTGACCAAGGCGCAGGCGATGCTCGACCTTGTCGGCCTCGGCGACCTCGGCCAGCGCTGGCCGCACCAGCTCTCCGGCGGCCAGCGCCAGCGGGTCGCCATCGCCCGGGCGCTCGCGGTCGATCCCGACGTGCTCCTCATGGACGAGCCGTTCTCGGCACTTGACAGCTTCACCCGCGAGGGCCTGCAGGACGAGCTGCAGCGCATCCAGGCGGCGACGGGCAAGACGATCCTGTTCGTCACCCACGACATCGACGAGGCCGTGACTCTCGCCGACCGCGTGGTGGTGCTGGCGGGCAGCCCCGGCCGGCTCGCGGCGGAGATGCGGGTTGCGGTGCCCCGGCCCCGGCAGCGGCGGGATGCCGCCCTGCAGGAGGCCGCCCGGCAGTTGCGCTCGGAACTGTCGAATCGCTCGGCAGAACTCTGA
- a CDS encoding ABC transporter permease: MRALRSTGLAAAGLLAFLLFWEAMPRLGLISPAFLPPPSTIPAAFLNEVRLGVWGEAVVSSLSHYVAGLGVGAAAGIALGLLSGMFRGFEAFTAWIVRLLRPIPGLAWVPFAIIWFGVQPEAAVFIIAIGVFWIVFFATQGAVRGVDRDLVEVAQAFGFGSPWSRLTKILLPAATPGILVGLRTALGQAWMAVVAAEIFGVPGVGARMMQASSLLSTDIVVVYMLTMAALYGLFDTAFVALQGWLLRWRA; this comes from the coding sequence ATGAGGGCCCTGCGTTCCACCGGGCTCGCCGCCGCCGGGCTTCTCGCTTTCCTACTGTTCTGGGAGGCGATGCCGCGCCTCGGCCTCATCAGCCCGGCCTTCCTGCCGCCGCCGAGCACGATTCCGGCGGCCTTCCTCAACGAGGTGCGTCTCGGCGTCTGGGGCGAGGCTGTGGTGTCGAGTCTCAGTCATTACGTGGCCGGCCTCGGCGTGGGAGCCGCCGCCGGCATCGCCCTGGGGCTGCTCAGCGGCATGTTCCGGGGGTTCGAGGCCTTCACCGCCTGGATCGTGCGCCTGCTGCGCCCGATCCCCGGGCTTGCCTGGGTGCCGTTCGCCATCATCTGGTTCGGCGTCCAGCCCGAGGCGGCGGTGTTCATCATCGCCATCGGTGTGTTCTGGATCGTCTTCTTCGCAACGCAAGGGGCTGTGCGCGGCGTCGACCGCGACCTCGTGGAGGTGGCCCAGGCCTTCGGCTTCGGCTCGCCCTGGTCGCGGCTCACCAAAATCCTGCTGCCGGCGGCGACCCCGGGAATCCTGGTCGGCCTGCGCACGGCGCTGGGTCAGGCCTGGATGGCGGTGGTGGCCGCCGAGATCTTCGGCGTGCCCGGCGTCGGCGCCCGGATGATGCAGGCCTCGAGCCTGCTCTCCACCGACATCGTCGTCGTCTACATGCTCACCATGGCCGCCCTCTACGGCCTGTTCGACACGGCCTTCGTCGCCCTCCAGGGGTGGCTCCTCCGGTGGCGCGCCTGA
- a CDS encoding NAD-dependent epimerase/dehydratase family protein, producing the protein MRVFVTGTAGFIGYHLARRLLDEDHAVTGFDGFSDYYDVGLKRARHAALAERPHFTAVEARLETPGALLEAIGRAKPDVVVHLAAQAGVRHSLENPGAYVDANLVGTANLIEAVRAHPVRHLLFASTSSAYGGNTAMPFREADPSVTPLTLYAASKLAGEAMAHAYSHLFGIPTTAFRFFTVYGPWGRPDMALFLFTRKILAGVPIEVFADGAAERDFTYVDDLVTAIRGLIDRPPPLPGSGAGRVLAGDTLSPVAPYRLVNIGGGRPVRIDAMIDELERALGRRAERVLKPLPPGDVPRTEASTDLLRALVGHVPETPLTVGIPAFVAWYRQYYGA; encoded by the coding sequence ATGCGCGTCTTCGTCACCGGCACCGCCGGCTTCATCGGCTACCATCTCGCGCGGCGCCTCCTCGACGAGGATCACGCCGTTACCGGCTTCGACGGCTTCAGTGACTATTACGACGTCGGCCTGAAGCGGGCGCGCCACGCCGCCCTGGCGGAACGCCCGCATTTCACCGCTGTCGAAGCCCGTTTGGAGACGCCGGGTGCGCTGCTGGAGGCGATCGGCCGAGCGAAGCCGGACGTCGTCGTCCACCTCGCGGCCCAGGCCGGGGTGCGCCACAGCCTGGAAAATCCCGGCGCCTACGTGGATGCCAACCTTGTCGGCACGGCGAACCTGATCGAGGCGGTGCGGGCGCATCCGGTGCGCCACCTGCTGTTCGCCTCCACCAGTTCGGCCTATGGCGGCAACACCGCGATGCCGTTCCGGGAGGCCGACCCCTCGGTGACGCCGCTCACCCTCTATGCCGCCTCGAAGCTCGCCGGCGAAGCCATGGCGCATGCCTACAGCCATCTCTTCGGTATTCCGACGACGGCCTTCCGGTTCTTCACGGTCTACGGACCCTGGGGCCGGCCGGACATGGCCCTGTTCCTGTTCACCCGCAAGATCCTGGCGGGGGTACCGATCGAGGTGTTCGCGGACGGTGCGGCCGAGCGCGACTTCACCTATGTGGACGATCTCGTCACGGCGATTCGCGGCCTGATCGACCGGCCCCCGCCCCTGCCGGGGAGCGGCGCTGGACGGGTGCTTGCGGGCGACACCCTCAGTCCCGTGGCGCCGTATCGCCTCGTGAATATCGGCGGCGGCCGGCCGGTGCGGATCGACGCGATGATCGACGAGCTGGAGCGCGCCCTCGGGCGCCGCGCCGAGCGCGTTCTCAAGCCCCTGCCCCCCGGCGACGTTCCCCGAACCGAGGCGAGCACCGACCTCCTGCGGGCGCTGGTGGGGCACGTGCCGGAAACGCCGCTGACCGTCGGGATTCCTGCCTTCGTGGCATGGTATCGGCAGTACTACGGCGCCTGA
- a CDS encoding inorganic phosphate transporter — MSDASAPGFRPATIPIAAAPRKGPNLDGGLHVSGVIAFGLVLTGGLAYAGYSLIHDMNAVDESPLAIGAFALLALALFIALAFEFVNGFHDTANAVATVIYTHALPPLVAVIWSGAFNFLGVMLSSGAVAYAIVTLLPVELILQVGSAAGYAMIFSLLIAAILWNLGTWALGLPNSSSHALIGSVIGVGLANQLMAPDGQGTSGVEWGQAMKVLEGLLLSPVLGFVLAALLLLAMKAVVKRKDLYAAPEGEAPPPPWIRALLILTCTLVSFFHGGNDGQKGMGLIMLILIGAAPTAYALNRTMSDDMTPAFVQQSRGAGAVFSSHAGGGAAPDPAAARTRVAEALRSKDLNQPAVYAALAVLSDDIAASVQRHGAIRQVPAAATPNLRNDMYLAADAVRLLPADGATFSPEEAKSLKDYANLLNEGTRYIPTWVKVVVALALGLGTMVGWKRIVVTVGERIGKTHLTYAQGASAEMVAAGTIGLAEVYGLPVSTTHILSSGVAGSMAANGSGLQVATVRNMALAWVLTLPAAIILAGGLFFILRHVF; from the coding sequence ATGTCTGATGCGAGCGCTCCCGGATTTCGTCCCGCGACCATCCCGATCGCCGCCGCACCGCGCAAGGGACCGAATCTCGACGGAGGCCTCCATGTCTCGGGCGTGATCGCCTTCGGGCTCGTCCTGACAGGTGGGCTCGCCTATGCTGGGTACAGCCTGATCCACGACATGAATGCGGTGGATGAGTCGCCCCTCGCGATCGGGGCCTTCGCCCTGCTTGCCCTCGCCCTCTTCATCGCGCTCGCCTTCGAGTTCGTGAACGGCTTCCACGATACCGCCAACGCGGTGGCGACCGTGATCTACACCCACGCCTTGCCCCCTCTGGTGGCTGTGATCTGGTCCGGCGCCTTCAACTTCCTCGGCGTCATGCTGTCCTCGGGCGCGGTGGCCTACGCCATCGTCACCCTGCTGCCGGTGGAATTGATCCTCCAGGTTGGTTCGGCTGCAGGCTACGCGATGATCTTCTCGCTGCTCATCGCCGCGATTCTGTGGAATCTCGGCACCTGGGCGCTGGGCCTGCCGAACTCCTCCTCGCACGCGCTGATCGGCTCGGTGATCGGTGTCGGCCTTGCCAACCAGTTGATGGCTCCGGACGGCCAGGGCACCTCCGGCGTCGAGTGGGGACAGGCTATGAAGGTGCTGGAGGGGTTGCTGCTCTCGCCCGTCCTCGGCTTCGTCCTGGCCGCCCTGCTGCTGCTCGCCATGAAGGCCGTGGTGAAGCGCAAGGATCTCTACGCGGCGCCCGAGGGCGAGGCGCCACCCCCACCCTGGATCCGCGCCCTGCTGATCCTGACCTGCACCCTGGTGTCGTTCTTCCACGGCGGCAACGACGGGCAGAAGGGCATGGGCCTGATCATGCTCATCCTGATCGGGGCGGCGCCCACCGCCTACGCCTTGAATCGCACCATGTCCGACGACATGACGCCCGCCTTCGTCCAGCAATCGCGCGGGGCCGGTGCGGTGTTCTCGAGCCACGCTGGCGGCGGCGCAGCCCCCGATCCGGCCGCTGCTCGGACCCGGGTCGCCGAGGCCCTGCGCAGCAAGGATCTGAACCAGCCCGCCGTCTACGCGGCGCTGGCCGTCCTCTCCGACGACATCGCCGCCTCGGTCCAGCGTCATGGAGCGATCCGGCAGGTGCCGGCCGCCGCAACCCCGAACCTGCGCAACGACATGTACCTGGCGGCCGACGCGGTGCGGCTGCTGCCGGCGGATGGCGCCACCTTCTCGCCCGAGGAGGCCAAGTCCCTCAAGGATTACGCCAACCTCCTGAACGAGGGCACGCGCTACATCCCGACCTGGGTCAAGGTCGTGGTCGCGCTGGCGCTGGGCCTCGGCACCATGGTGGGCTGGAAGCGCATCGTCGTCACGGTGGGCGAGCGGATCGGCAAGACCCACCTCACCTACGCCCAGGGCGCCTCGGCCGAGATGGTGGCTGCCGGCACCATCGGCCTCGCGGAAGTCTACGGCCTGCCGGTCTCGACCACCCATATCCTGTCGAGCGGAGTGGCCGGCAGCATGGCGGCCAACGGCTCGGGGCTGCAGGTGGCCACCGTGCGCAACATGGCGCTCGCCTGGGTGCTCACCCTGCCCGCCGCGATCATCCTGGCGGGCGGCCTGTTCTTCATCCTGCGGCACGTGTTCTGA
- a CDS encoding GcrA family cell cycle regulator → MCFPRGRGISSRRCVATGRARVREGPTGIQRASHPSHSAGPRPRHTSPRVIRSMNQLVRTPQVGEADAVAEPSASLRVPFAQSGAFVCKFIIGEPNDRAVCCGAPAPDGKSWCAFHRRIVFEPARPGRLR, encoded by the coding sequence ATGTGTTTTCCTCGGGGTCGAGGAATTTCCTCACGAAGGTGCGTGGCCACAGGCCGGGCCCGGGTGAGGGAAGGGCCTACCGGGATACAGCGCGCTTCTCATCCGTCACATTCCGCGGGGCCTCGCCCGCGACACACAAGTCCGCGAGTCATTCGATCCATGAACCAGCTTGTCCGCACGCCCCAGGTCGGCGAGGCCGATGCCGTTGCCGAACCCTCCGCCTCGTTGCGGGTTCCCTTCGCGCAATCCGGCGCCTTCGTGTGCAAGTTCATCATCGGTGAGCCGAACGACCGTGCCGTCTGCTGTGGCGCCCCCGCGCCGGACGGCAAGAGTTGGTGCGCGTTCCACCGCCGCATCGTGTTCGAGCCGGCTCGTCCCGGCCGCCTGCGCTGA
- a CDS encoding superoxide dismutase family protein has protein sequence MRRPLSVLALAASTVLAAHTALAQTTPAAPEAPAAAAPQTFESPIQNGKGEPIGKIVIRDGASSLVMRVTIQPGGLPPGWHGIHFHAVGDCSDTAKFENSKAHVNHDQSKHGLLNAEGPDEGDLPNVFANADGSVNAEVSSETPLTGEGALKDGDGSALIIHANEDDHTTQPIGGAGARIACAVIK, from the coding sequence ATGAGACGACCCCTGTCGGTTCTCGCCCTGGCCGCGAGCACGGTCCTCGCGGCCCATACCGCCCTCGCGCAGACGACGCCCGCAGCGCCCGAGGCTCCGGCGGCCGCAGCCCCCCAGACCTTCGAGAGCCCCATCCAGAACGGGAAGGGGGAGCCCATCGGCAAGATCGTGATCCGCGACGGTGCGAGTTCCCTGGTCATGCGCGTGACGATTCAGCCCGGCGGTCTCCCTCCCGGCTGGCACGGCATCCACTTTCATGCTGTCGGCGACTGCTCGGACACCGCGAAATTCGAGAATTCCAAGGCCCACGTGAATCACGACCAGAGCAAGCACGGCCTGCTCAACGCGGAGGGGCCGGACGAGGGCGACCTGCCCAACGTCTTCGCCAATGCGGATGGCTCGGTGAACGCGGAGGTGTCCAGTGAGACGCCGCTGACCGGCGAGGGCGCCCTGAAGGATGGCGACGGCTCCGCACTGATCATTCACGCCAACGAGGACGATCACACCACCCAGCCGATCGGCGGCGCCGGCGCGCGCATCGCCTGCGCGGTGATCAAGTAA